In Dyadobacter sp. NIV53, a single window of DNA contains:
- a CDS encoding TonB-dependent siderophore receptor codes for MKKTLFKSVFLFSIVAAQVTFGQEISLDPVTVTSSLIEKRASETGRNIAVIKGDYFQNLPVHSIDDLLRYVPGVEIQARGPMGSQSDIVLRGGTFQQVLVVLDGLRLNDPNTGHFNSYIPIAPSEIERIEVLKGASSAIYGSEAVGGVIHVISKAFAAKLLSDGSPEENSSDKTALNIGLTGGEYGLKNANLGAFVQRDKLAVSGGLFSNNATGVQQRGTRGYFHNNTASVSANYAISPDFNLALRSSYDNRDFAAQNFYTTSRADTANEQVKTSWNQIKAGYKKGKSAFSVDGGYKYVKDQYLFNSASIRNNSKSRLWQGLITWQQSFTNKTQLITGLNYQRKSISSNDRGDHSINQLAPFISLSQRIGEYFTVNPSIRFDWRQRIGTETVPQVNISFKKEKLQLRGSAGKTIRDADFTERYNNYNKPIVTTGSKIGSPGLKAERSFSYEAGADLFLNDIKVSGTFFQRLQKDLIDYTNTSYAEMPRKDNLISTGTYALAKNVASVNTTGFEVDLQYARTINEKQKLWITTGLTRLNSASSDLKPTFYVSSHAKFLINFSVLYQFSGFSVSVNGLYKSRAAQEATSLQTSVSKEYFILNAKAEYAFLKKTLSVFVQADNAFNTKYSDLLGSQMPGKWMMGGIRYSFTN; via the coding sequence ATGAAAAAAACTTTATTTAAATCCGTCTTTTTATTTTCCATTGTTGCTGCCCAGGTAACTTTCGGTCAGGAAATTTCTCTTGATCCTGTGACAGTTACTTCTTCTCTGATCGAAAAACGTGCGTCTGAAACGGGCAGGAATATAGCTGTCATTAAAGGTGATTATTTTCAAAATCTGCCGGTTCACAGTATTGATGATTTGTTGCGTTATGTTCCGGGTGTAGAAATCCAGGCCCGTGGACCAATGGGCTCACAAAGTGATATTGTACTTCGTGGCGGTACGTTTCAGCAGGTTTTGGTGGTATTGGACGGTTTGCGGCTGAATGATCCGAATACAGGTCATTTCAACAGTTATATTCCTATTGCGCCTTCAGAAATTGAACGGATCGAAGTATTAAAAGGCGCTTCATCTGCTATTTATGGTTCCGAGGCTGTTGGTGGCGTTATACATGTAATATCAAAAGCATTTGCAGCAAAACTACTGTCTGATGGATCTCCGGAAGAAAATTCTTCTGATAAAACGGCATTAAATATTGGATTAACAGGTGGAGAATACGGATTAAAGAACGCAAATCTGGGTGCTTTTGTACAAAGAGATAAACTTGCCGTATCTGGCGGGTTGTTTTCCAATAATGCTACCGGCGTACAGCAAAGAGGGACGCGTGGATATTTTCATAATAACACAGCTTCCGTTTCAGCAAATTATGCGATTTCTCCGGATTTCAACCTGGCATTAAGAAGCTCTTATGACAACCGGGATTTTGCTGCACAGAATTTCTATACAACTTCCAGGGCAGATACGGCAAACGAGCAGGTAAAAACATCCTGGAACCAAATTAAAGCTGGTTATAAAAAAGGCAAATCGGCGTTTTCTGTTGACGGAGGTTATAAATATGTCAAAGATCAGTACCTGTTCAATTCTGCTTCAATCCGTAATAACAGTAAGTCGCGGCTTTGGCAGGGGTTAATTACCTGGCAACAGTCTTTTACTAATAAAACGCAGCTTATAACGGGGCTCAATTACCAGCGTAAAAGCATTTCGTCCAACGACCGTGGTGATCATTCCATTAATCAGCTGGCTCCGTTCATTTCATTATCACAGCGGATCGGCGAATATTTTACAGTGAATCCGTCTATCCGTTTCGACTGGCGCCAGCGAATTGGCACGGAAACTGTGCCGCAAGTAAATATCTCATTCAAAAAAGAAAAACTTCAATTACGTGGAAGTGCCGGAAAAACAATTCGTGATGCTGATTTTACAGAAAGATATAACAACTACAATAAGCCAATAGTAACTACCGGTAGTAAAATAGGCAGTCCCGGTTTGAAGGCAGAACGTTCCTTCAGTTATGAAGCCGGAGCTGATTTATTTCTAAATGATATAAAAGTATCAGGTACCTTTTTTCAGCGTTTACAAAAAGACCTGATCGATTATACCAATACATCCTACGCGGAAATGCCACGAAAAGACAACCTCATTTCGACCGGGACTTATGCGTTGGCCAAAAATGTAGCGAGTGTGAATACCACAGGTTTTGAAGTTGATCTTCAATATGCACGAACAATTAATGAAAAGCAAAAATTGTGGATTACAACAGGACTTACCCGGTTGAATAGCGCAAGCAGCGATTTGAAACCCACATTCTATGTTTCTTCCCACGCCAAATTTCTTATCAATTTTTCTGTTCTGTACCAATTTTCCGGATTTTCTGTGAGTGTTAATGGATTATATAAAAGCAGAGCTGCACAGGAAGCAACATCCTTGCAAACTTCGGTTTCAAAAGAATATTTTATATTAAATGCCAAAGCGGAGTATGCATTTCTTAAGAAAACATTATCAGTTTTTGTTCAGGCCGATAATGCTTTTAATACTAAATACAGTGATTTATTGGGCTCTCAAATGCCCGGGAAATGGATGATGGGAGGAATAAGGTACAGTTTTACAAATTAA
- a CDS encoding PAS domain-containing sensor histidine kinase, whose amino-acid sequence METIYNCSPNLFKIMVERLPVAAIILDHNFNHIYSNPAFLNFSGLSSSQIVLRDWSLFLDSNDKESLFHLLSEINASGAFSEDKSLTIFKNKGSNNSPAVVITPMNDPTTANIYLLSFSIPAAQEYNYELTVTNAPTQELIHKKAARYSPKNVIKNKIQNQKLAKNQILRNQSGTEEYIASLKKANELKDKILAIISHDLRGPITSLKALSSSYFFEELTVAERNGFRESLLKQLDAVCDLTENLLRWATLSFLKQDSVESKALNIFEIVKQNIELVSQHALSKSIVILNKIPDGIMTRANRDQIDIVIRNLISNAIKYTPANGTVSISGVDLQTHTQICITDTGIGITKEQLSKLFTYSHSNTYGTDGEKGTGLGLLLCKEYVEFNGGKISVSSEVNTGTTIVIELPNAEISHKNYNAANSPAKIEVAKAA is encoded by the coding sequence ATGGAAACAATTTACAATTGTAGCCCAAATCTATTTAAAATAATGGTTGAGAGATTACCGGTAGCGGCAATTATCCTTGATCATAATTTTAATCACATTTATTCTAATCCGGCATTCCTGAATTTTTCCGGATTAAGTTCTTCACAAATTGTACTCAGGGATTGGTCGCTGTTTCTTGATAGCAACGATAAGGAGTCATTATTTCATTTGCTGTCCGAAATAAATGCTTCCGGAGCGTTTTCTGAGGATAAGTCACTGACAATTTTTAAAAACAAAGGCAGCAATAATTCCCCGGCGGTGGTCATAACACCGATGAATGATCCCACAACGGCGAATATTTATTTACTTTCTTTTTCAATACCAGCTGCTCAGGAATATAACTACGAACTCACAGTCACAAATGCACCAACACAAGAATTAATACATAAAAAAGCGGCGCGTTACAGTCCAAAAAATGTAATTAAAAATAAAATTCAAAATCAGAAATTAGCAAAAAATCAAATTCTGAGAAATCAGTCTGGTACAGAAGAATATATTGCCAGTTTGAAAAAGGCAAATGAACTCAAAGATAAAATTTTAGCCATTATTTCCCATGATCTCCGCGGGCCGATCACTTCATTGAAAGCCCTGAGTTCCAGCTATTTTTTTGAAGAACTTACAGTTGCGGAAAGAAACGGGTTCAGAGAAAGCTTGTTAAAACAGCTTGATGCAGTATGTGACCTTACTGAAAATTTGCTGCGGTGGGCTACATTGTCTTTTTTGAAACAGGACTCAGTTGAAAGCAAAGCACTGAATATATTTGAAATTGTGAAACAGAATATAGAACTGGTCAGTCAGCATGCACTTTCAAAAAGCATTGTGATACTCAATAAAATCCCCGATGGTATCATGACAAGAGCAAACAGGGACCAGATTGATATTGTGATCAGGAATCTTATTTCTAACGCAATTAAATATACTCCAGCCAATGGCACAGTAAGTATCTCGGGTGTTGATTTACAAACACATACACAAATCTGCATCACAGATACCGGCATTGGAATTACCAAAGAACAACTCTCAAAATTATTCACTTATTCACATAGTAATACTTATGGCACTGACGGAGAAAAAGGGACCGGCCTCGGATTGCTGTTATGTAAGGAATACGTGGAGTTTAATGGTGGAAAAATATCTGTTTCCAGTGAGGTAAATACGGGTACAACCATTGTTATAGAACTTCCCAATGCTGAAATAAGTCATAAAAACTATAATGCCGCTAATAGTCCCGCCAAAATAGAAGTTGCCAAAGCGGCTTGA
- a CDS encoding pseudouridine synthase, translating to MTRHRYFIINKPANMVSQFVSPDDVRLLGDLQYDFPEGTHAIGRLDSHSEGLLILTTNKKVTNLLFQGEAPHRRTYLVHVGHVVTLETLHTLRTGIGIQIKGGIEYVTSPCEVEIVAKPANLSIEKGEERDIPHTWLLITLTEGKYHQVRKMVRTARHRCKRLIRMSIENLTLDDMKPGEVREIEENDFFQKLKIGNWK from the coding sequence ATGACCCGCCACCGGTATTTTATTATTAACAAGCCTGCAAATATGGTTTCCCAGTTTGTCAGTCCTGATGACGTGCGCTTACTTGGTGACCTGCAATATGACTTTCCGGAAGGTACTCATGCAATAGGAAGGCTCGACAGCCATTCGGAAGGCTTGCTGATATTAACTACAAACAAAAAAGTAACAAATTTACTGTTTCAGGGAGAAGCTCCTCATAGGCGTACATATCTGGTACATGTTGGCCACGTAGTCACGCTTGAAACCTTGCACACGCTAAGGACAGGAATTGGCATTCAGATCAAGGGCGGAATAGAATATGTTACTTCGCCTTGTGAGGTCGAAATTGTTGCCAAACCTGCAAATTTATCTATCGAAAAAGGAGAAGAACGGGACATACCGCACACCTGGCTGCTTATCACCCTGACAGAAGGGAAATACCATCAGGTAAGAAAAATGGTGAGAACAGCCCGGCACCGTTGCAAACGGCTGATCAGGATGAGTATCGAAAATCTTACGCTCGATGATATGAAACCTGGTGAAGTGCGGGAAATTGAGGAAAATGATTTTTTCCAGAAATTAAAAATCGGAAACTGGAAATAA
- a CDS encoding YccF domain-containing protein: MNLIGNIIWLVFGGFVVFLQYMISGFVLCLTIIGIPFGIQCFKIGFLTLLPFGREVREIPGNTGCLSTIFNIIWIVIGGIWIALTHLFFGILLAITIIGLPFAKQHFKLMSLSFTPFGKEIH; the protein is encoded by the coding sequence ATGAATTTAATCGGTAATATTATCTGGCTTGTTTTCGGAGGTTTTGTGGTATTTCTACAATATATGATTTCCGGCTTTGTGCTCTGTCTTACTATCATTGGAATCCCGTTTGGCATTCAATGTTTCAAAATAGGATTTCTGACGTTGCTTCCGTTTGGCAGGGAAGTACGCGAAATACCGGGCAACACAGGTTGTTTGTCAACCATTTTCAATATTATCTGGATTGTCATAGGCGGTATCTGGATCGCCTTAACTCATCTGTTTTTCGGAATTTTGCTCGCTATCACCATCATTGGATTACCTTTTGCCAAGCAGCATTTTAAACTGATGAGTTTATCTTTCACACCATTCGGAAAAGAAATTCATTGA
- a CDS encoding alkaline phosphatase family protein — MSINKSRVLFFLLFSFCGYEMTYAQKIKKTLFVIVDGISSDSKEKIATPNLDAIAKIGGYTRAHVGGERGTYSETPTISAVGYNSLLTGSWVNKHNVWDNDIKDPNYNYWTIFRFLKEQYPNKRSAVFSTWLDNRTRLIGENLPETNKIRINYPFDGFELDTIHFPHDKEKQYIHQIDEKVVDETASYIQSNSPDLSWVYLEYTDDMGHKYGDSDQFHKAIQMMDDQMGRLWKAVQYREKNFNEDWLVVITTDHGRDSKTGKGHGGQSDRERGTWIVTNAKDLNASFNTSLATNRIAPANIPGIIDIMPAIARHLDIYIPKEQSFEIDGVSITGKLSIIYPTVKKVNNKISLNWKTLDQEGKVKIWISTTNHFKEGERDQYFLMDEVPVTNEKAEVDISKYPSGFFKIVLEAKYNNLNRWIVE; from the coding sequence ATGTCCATTAATAAAAGTAGAGTACTGTTCTTTTTATTGTTTTCGTTCTGCGGATATGAAATGACATATGCACAGAAAATCAAGAAAACACTTTTTGTGATAGTAGATGGGATTTCAAGCGATTCGAAAGAGAAAATTGCTACACCTAACCTGGATGCCATAGCGAAAATCGGCGGTTATACAAGGGCACATGTTGGCGGCGAAAGGGGGACATATTCTGAAACACCGACTATTTCAGCAGTGGGTTACAACAGCTTGCTGACTGGTAGCTGGGTCAATAAGCATAATGTCTGGGATAATGATATCAAAGATCCAAATTATAATTACTGGACCATTTTTCGTTTTTTGAAGGAACAATACCCAAATAAGAGAAGTGCTGTCTTTTCCACCTGGCTCGATAACCGGACCAGACTGATCGGAGAAAATTTACCAGAAACCAACAAAATCCGTATCAATTATCCTTTTGATGGTTTTGAACTTGATACTATTCATTTTCCACATGACAAAGAAAAACAATACATCCATCAGATTGATGAAAAGGTAGTAGACGAAACAGCCTCGTATATTCAGTCCAATAGTCCGGACCTGTCGTGGGTATATCTGGAATATACGGATGATATGGGGCATAAATATGGTGACAGTGACCAGTTCCATAAAGCGATTCAAATGATGGACGATCAAATGGGCCGGTTGTGGAAGGCGGTGCAATACCGGGAGAAAAATTTTAATGAAGACTGGCTGGTAGTAATTACCACAGATCATGGCCGTGATTCTAAAACCGGAAAAGGGCATGGTGGACAATCGGACCGTGAAAGAGGAACGTGGATCGTTACCAACGCGAAAGATTTAAATGCCAGTTTTAATACATCACTGGCGACCAATAGGATTGCCCCTGCTAATATCCCCGGAATCATCGACATTATGCCCGCAATTGCAAGACATTTAGATATTTATATTCCCAAAGAACAGTCATTTGAAATAGATGGAGTATCCATAACGGGTAAACTTTCTATTATCTATCCAACGGTAAAGAAGGTAAATAATAAAATAAGCCTGAATTGGAAAACCCTGGATCAGGAAGGAAAAGTGAAAATATGGATTTCAACCACCAACCATTTTAAAGAAGGGGAAAGGGATCAGTATTTTTTAATGGACGAAGTGCCTGTTACCAATGAAAAAGCAGAAGTAGATATATCAAAATATCCATCCGGATTTTTCAAAATTGTTTTGGAAGCAAAATACAATAATCTCAACCGCTGGATTGTGGAATAA
- the ffh gene encoding signal recognition particle protein, with amino-acid sequence MFENLQDKLNNAFRTLKGKDRISDINVAATTKEVRKALVDADVNFKVAKDITDRIREKALDRKILISVEPGQMFVKIVQEELTELMGGQAEGINIKGDPAVILIAGLQGSGKTTFTGKLAYLLKKQGRQVLLTACDVYRPAAIEQLKVLAEQVGVEVYSELENKNPVEIAKNAIAHARKIGKKIVIIDTAGRLAVDEVMMQEVQDIKSAVNPSEILFVVDSMTGQDAVNTAKTFNERLNFDGVVLTKLDGDARGGAALSIRQIVDKPIKYISTGEKMEALDSFYPDRMASRILGMGDVISLVERAQQAFDEDEAKRINAKMRQNKFDFDDFLGQLQQIKKMGNVKDLIGMIPGMGNAMKDMDIDNESFKPIEAIIQSMTKKERENPDMIDGSRKKRIATGSGTSILQVNNLIKQFDEMRKMMKKMNTMQAAGKLGKAMRR; translated from the coding sequence ATGTTTGAAAACTTACAGGATAAGCTTAATAATGCCTTTCGCACACTAAAAGGAAAGGATAGAATTTCAGATATAAATGTTGCTGCAACTACTAAGGAGGTTCGTAAAGCATTGGTAGATGCGGATGTTAACTTCAAGGTTGCCAAGGATATTACTGACAGGATCAGGGAAAAAGCGCTTGACCGCAAAATTCTGATATCGGTTGAACCTGGCCAGATGTTTGTTAAGATTGTTCAGGAAGAACTGACTGAGCTGATGGGCGGCCAGGCAGAAGGAATTAACATCAAAGGTGATCCGGCTGTTATATTAATTGCAGGTTTACAGGGTTCGGGTAAAACGACATTCACCGGAAAACTGGCCTATTTGCTTAAAAAACAAGGCAGGCAAGTTCTTTTAACTGCTTGTGACGTTTATCGTCCGGCTGCGATAGAACAGCTTAAAGTACTGGCAGAACAGGTTGGAGTTGAGGTATATTCCGAACTAGAAAACAAAAATCCTGTTGAAATTGCCAAAAATGCCATTGCGCATGCAAGAAAAATAGGTAAGAAAATTGTCATTATAGATACAGCCGGTCGTCTGGCAGTGGATGAAGTGATGATGCAGGAGGTACAGGATATCAAATCTGCTGTTAATCCTTCCGAAATTCTGTTTGTAGTGGATTCCATGACCGGACAGGATGCAGTAAATACTGCAAAAACCTTTAATGAAAGGCTGAATTTTGACGGTGTTGTCCTTACTAAATTAGACGGTGACGCACGTGGTGGGGCTGCTCTTTCCATTCGGCAGATTGTCGATAAACCTATCAAGTACATTAGTACAGGTGAAAAAATGGAAGCACTTGATTCTTTCTATCCGGATCGTATGGCGAGCCGGATTCTGGGAATGGGTGATGTTATTTCTCTTGTTGAACGTGCCCAGCAGGCATTTGACGAAGACGAAGCCAAACGCATCAACGCCAAAATGCGTCAGAATAAATTTGATTTTGACGATTTTCTGGGCCAGTTACAGCAGATCAAAAAGATGGGCAATGTCAAAGATCTGATTGGTATGATTCCGGGAATGGGCAATGCGATGAAAGATATGGACATTGATAATGAATCTTTCAAACCAATCGAGGCAATTATCCAGTCCATGACTAAAAAGGAACGTGAAAATCCTGATATGATTGACGGAAGCCGTAAGAAAAGAATTGCAACGGGCAGCGGAACATCCATTTTACAGGTGAATAACTTAATCAAGCAGTTTGATGAAATGAGAAAGATGATGAAGAAAATGAACACGATGCAGGCAGCTGGAAAACTTGGCAAAGCAATGCGCCGTTAG
- a CDS encoding mechanosensitive ion channel family protein, whose translation MDFEVIKAQLLSAVTLYGGKIVLALIALIIGRIVIGKITSLIANVMEKRRVDRDVQPFLVSLITVLLNVMLLLSIAGIIGIETSSFVAVLGAAGLAIGLALQGSLANFAGGVLILIFKPYRVGDLINAQGFTGVVEGVQIFNTILVTPDNKTIILPNGSLSTAPITNISHKGKIRVDMVFAAGSQNGADKIRAAIKKVTDACPTALKDVQHDILVTKLTENAIFFDVRVWTPSSAYWDTYYHVQEGISRQFALDGIQAPKPAEVSVALKQ comes from the coding sequence ATGGATTTCGAAGTTATTAAAGCCCAGCTGTTGTCTGCTGTTACATTATACGGCGGCAAAATTGTACTCGCGCTTATTGCCCTTATTATAGGTAGGATCGTTATTGGGAAGATTACTTCGCTTATTGCCAATGTGATGGAAAAAAGGAGAGTTGACCGTGATGTTCAGCCGTTCCTCGTTTCACTCATTACTGTTTTACTGAATGTGATGCTTCTGTTAAGCATTGCAGGTATTATTGGAATAGAAACGTCCTCTTTTGTAGCCGTACTTGGTGCAGCTGGCTTGGCAATTGGTTTGGCCTTACAGGGAAGCCTGGCGAATTTTGCAGGCGGAGTTCTGATTTTAATTTTTAAGCCTTATCGGGTAGGAGATCTTATTAATGCTCAGGGATTTACGGGTGTTGTAGAAGGTGTTCAGATTTTTAACACGATTCTGGTTACGCCTGATAACAAGACGATCATTTTGCCAAACGGCTCTCTTTCTACCGCGCCGATTACTAATATATCGCACAAAGGCAAAATTCGTGTTGATATGGTTTTTGCTGCCGGAAGCCAGAATGGCGCTGACAAAATAAGAGCAGCCATTAAAAAAGTGACCGATGCTTGTCCAACAGCACTGAAAGATGTACAGCATGATATTCTGGTTACTAAACTGACTGAAAATGCGATCTTCTTCGATGTGCGTGTCTGGACACCAAGTTCAGCATATTGGGATACTTATTATCATGTACAGGAAGGGATTAGCAGGCAATTTGCATTAGATGGAATTCAGGCACCAAAACCTGCTGAAGTAAGTGTTGCACTGAAACAATAA
- a CDS encoding DUF6787 family protein, translating to MQSGEKNAQPWLGKMQAKWGLETTRQVLLVLAVFSLSGSSVVWLRKGLFYLLGYDETTPMWLKTITYILFIFPTYQSLLLLYGFLLGQFSFFWEKEKKMFRWIAAKFNR from the coding sequence ATGCAAAGCGGAGAAAAAAACGCACAGCCTTGGTTAGGTAAAATGCAGGCAAAATGGGGATTGGAAACAACCAGACAGGTTTTGTTAGTATTAGCCGTTTTTAGTTTATCAGGATCATCCGTAGTTTGGCTTCGCAAAGGCCTCTTCTACCTTTTAGGATATGATGAAACCACACCGATGTGGCTGAAAACCATCACATATATTCTATTTATATTTCCGACTTATCAGAGTCTTTTACTTTTATATGGTTTTCTTTTAGGACAGTTTTCATTCTTTTGGGAAAAAGAGAAAAAAATGTTCCGATGGATTGCAGCGAAATTTAATAGATAA
- a CDS encoding SCO family protein, with amino-acid sequence MKKLIFGLLSLSAIFVMGCQQKKLPFIGESDIVKKVVDGKEIEETIYPSIPAFSFQNQNGETVTEKTFEDKIYVADFFFTTCPTICPVMKKNMLKVYQAYRENPDVRILSHSIDPGHDTVAVLNKYANDLGVTGNMWQFVTGDREKIYEIGEKHYLVSARKDPNEPGGYIHSGHFVLIDKDKHIRGMYDGTTEEGTKQLIEDINVLLEE; translated from the coding sequence ATGAAAAAACTGATTTTTGGTTTGCTAAGTCTGTCAGCCATTTTTGTTATGGGTTGCCAGCAAAAGAAATTGCCATTTATAGGTGAATCTGACATTGTTAAGAAAGTAGTGGATGGTAAGGAAATTGAAGAAACAATTTATCCTTCTATTCCGGCTTTTTCTTTTCAAAACCAAAACGGAGAAACAGTAACAGAAAAAACGTTTGAGGATAAAATTTACGTGGCGGATTTCTTCTTTACAACCTGTCCTACCATTTGCCCGGTCATGAAAAAGAATATGCTTAAAGTGTATCAGGCATATCGTGAGAATCCGGATGTGCGCATTTTATCTCATTCTATTGATCCCGGACACGATACCGTAGCGGTGCTGAATAAATATGCGAATGATTTGGGAGTGACGGGAAATATGTGGCAGTTTGTAACCGGCGATAGGGAGAAAATTTATGAGATCGGAGAAAAGCATTATCTGGTAAGTGCCAGAAAAGATCCGAATGAACCAGGCGGATACATTCACAGCGGTCATTTTGTACTCATTGATAAAGACAAACATATCCGTGGTATGTACGACGGAACAACGGAAGAAGGAACGAAGCAGTTGATTGAGGATATAAATGTATTGCTGGAAGAGTAG
- a CDS encoding cytochrome-c peroxidase, which produces MQIKSDFHFYAMKNILFLGVAVVYLFQVLVSCKSEPETETPLPEPTTPTPLSWTKPSYFPDPVYDLSKNQLTEEGVKLGRFLFYDGILSRTDKIGCGTCHQQQAAFTHHGHDLSHGVDDLLGTRNSPSIQNMAWNTSFFWDGGVHDLDLVPPVPIQNEVEMGERVGNVVEKLRNTPVAGAAKQVDYPKMFKAAFGTDEINSDRMMKALSQFMMTMISATSRYDYYLQGDVSALTTEEKSGLVLFKQNCATCHSGELFTDNSFRNNGLVPNKIKDQGRYSITLNEADRLKFKVPSLRNVGLTAPYMHDGRYYTLQEVLDHYANDQNSSSTDSIYDAPSLDPILQISGQKKGIKLTASEKQSIISFLRTLSDEQYITDKRFSDPGVGTSL; this is translated from the coding sequence ATGCAGATTAAATCTGATTTTCATTTTTATGCAATGAAAAATATCCTGTTTTTGGGTGTCGCGGTTGTTTATCTGTTTCAGGTACTGGTTTCTTGCAAATCAGAACCTGAAACAGAAACGCCCCTACCCGAACCAACTACGCCTACCCCGCTTAGCTGGACCAAACCTTCCTATTTTCCTGATCCGGTTTACGATCTGTCAAAAAATCAGCTTACAGAAGAAGGTGTAAAACTGGGCCGCTTTCTTTTTTATGACGGAATTCTTTCGAGAACAGATAAAATCGGGTGCGGTACATGCCATCAGCAGCAGGCAGCTTTCACGCATCATGGCCATGATCTGAGCCATGGTGTGGACGATTTACTTGGAACACGGAATTCACCTTCCATTCAAAATATGGCATGGAATACGTCTTTCTTTTGGGATGGCGGTGTGCATGACCTCGATTTGGTGCCTCCTGTTCCTATTCAAAACGAGGTTGAAATGGGAGAAAGAGTTGGTAATGTCGTTGAAAAACTACGTAACACGCCGGTAGCCGGAGCTGCAAAACAGGTGGATTATCCCAAAATGTTTAAAGCTGCATTTGGAACTGATGAAATCAATTCGGACCGTATGATGAAAGCGCTGTCTCAATTTATGATGACTATGATTTCGGCTACTTCCCGTTATGATTATTACTTGCAAGGTGATGTATCGGCACTTACAACGGAGGAAAAATCAGGATTGGTGCTCTTTAAACAAAATTGTGCAACCTGTCACAGCGGCGAACTTTTTACAGATAACAGCTTTCGTAACAATGGATTGGTTCCTAATAAAATCAAGGATCAGGGCCGTTATAGCATAACTTTAAACGAAGCAGATCGGCTGAAATTCAAAGTGCCAAGTTTACGAAATGTCGGCCTAACAGCTCCTTATATGCATGACGGACGCTACTATACATTACAGGAGGTACTGGATCATTATGCCAATGACCAAAACAGCAGTTCCACCGATAGTATCTATGATGCACCTTCGCTCGATCCGATTTTGCAGATTTCAGGCCAGAAGAAGGGAATTAAATTAACCGCATCAGAAAAACAATCCATTATTTCTTTTCTGAGAACACTGAGTGACGAACAATATATTACTGATAAGCGGTTTTCTGATCCGGGCGTTGGTACATCATTATAA
- a CDS encoding MbnP family protein yields the protein MKFKFSSIYLFLSLIALSFVLTSCNDDNDPVVDPATTGSLRIEFDNIVGDRDLVLNTGTYKNAANQPFTVTKLNYYVSNIKLLMANGSSFVVPQDSSYFLIREADAESQEVTINNVPSGEYTGVEFMIGVDSLRSVADASKRKGILDTGSGPTNEEAMYWDWNPGYIFLKIEGTSDSTTSANGKYYYHIGGFGGRTEKTINNLRTAKVDFGGKKAIVTPELSPEVHLMADVLKIFSGSTQLSISKYTSVMFEDYSKNIADNYVNMFTLDHIHAD from the coding sequence CTTTTGTTTTAACATCCTGTAACGACGACAATGATCCGGTTGTTGATCCAGCTACAACAGGTAGTTTAAGAATTGAATTTGACAACATTGTAGGAGACAGGGACCTGGTTCTAAATACCGGAACTTACAAAAATGCAGCGAATCAGCCCTTCACTGTAACCAAACTGAATTACTACGTATCCAACATCAAACTGCTTATGGCAAATGGCAGCAGTTTTGTTGTTCCACAGGATTCAAGCTATTTCCTGATCCGTGAAGCTGATGCAGAATCACAGGAAGTAACGATCAACAATGTGCCATCCGGCGAGTATACCGGCGTTGAATTTATGATCGGTGTGGACAGTTTAAGAAGTGTGGCAGATGCTTCAAAACGTAAGGGGATTCTGGATACGGGTTCAGGCCCTACCAACGAGGAAGCAATGTATTGGGATTGGAACCCGGGATATATATTCCTGAAAATAGAAGGTACTTCGGATTCAACAACATCAGCAAACGGTAAATACTACTATCATATCGGTGGCTTTGGCGGACGTACTGAAAAAACCATCAACAACCTCCGTACTGCTAAGGTTGATTTTGGAGGTAAAAAGGCAATTGTTACACCAGAACTGAGCCCGGAAGTACATTTGATGGCTGACGTTCTGAAAATATTCAGCGGCTCAACACAATTAAGTATCAGTAAATATACCAGTGTCATGTTTGAAGATTATTCGAAAAATATTGCTGATAATTATGTGAATATGTTCACACTAGATCATATTCATGCAGATTAA